Within the Setaria viridis chromosome 3, Setaria_viridis_v4.0, whole genome shotgun sequence genome, the region AATTTTCTCGATAAAGAGTGTTGATAAGCTAGGTTATTAATTTGAAGTATAGTGTGAATGTAGTGGAATCAAGCAATCCATTGAATGAATCATTATGGTAAGATGTCTAGAAAGTTGGTATACCGTCTTAAATTTTGGCTTGGTAAGTTGTAGTGACGAGCCTTTATACAAGGAAGAATAAAGTGGTTCATCAATTAGAACATGTAAAATTAGTAGAGCAAATGAGGAGTTAGATTTCATGCACTTTTGACTCCCATATGCTAATGGTATGCAAAAGGCTACAATACATGGACATTTATAAAGAACATTATTTTTTCCTGTAGATGATGATGACCTTCATTGGTTTCTATCACTTTAGTATAATTGTTCgatgaaggagaaggaaaaggtcTTGCTTCTAATTTGGAGATATCTCATAAGTGTGGAGTTTGATCACAATTCACAGATAATGAGCCGGAGATTGTGATTAATGGATATTTTTATTTTGGGTAACTATGTCGATTCACTATACATGATCCAGCATCACAAATATGTGGAAGGTTATAAAGGCAAAGCTATTATGAGGGGCACCAAAAGGGGCTACTTATGCCAAAGATGATTCCCAAATCATTGAACAATAGGCACGTCAAAATCAATATGGATGTAACTTTCTTTAAGGAGCATGACTGGCAGGATTAGGCTCTATTTTCATCTAGGCAAATTTGCTTAAATTACATGGATGAAAAGGAATTATAATTATTATCATGTTGGGAACAATTGCATATACAATGGTTTTATCCTTTTTGGGAGTATGTGAATAGGAAAAAAGGTGAAATAGAGTGTTCTAGCAACTCAAATCCcattaaatgaaaaataaaGTAAAGTTATATGAATGGTCATTTGCATGGGAAGCAGACAAAAACACAAGAATCGTAAGAAAGATAACAAAGGAATTTTTCTAAGAGGTTGGGCCTCATGTCAAAAATCCTCCATACTTCTTATGGAACAATCCATTTGATAGGAATTTAAAAGGAATTCTAAATGTTCAATACTTTGTTCTATAAGATTCAAATACTACAAAATTCCTTCATTTTCCTATATAGCAAAGGAGACCTTATAATTTTTTAGACAGGTTGTTTATCAATTTGTTTAGCGCTAAATTATTGGGCTATGTTGGCATTCATGTTGAAAGAAGTTGAAGGCAAGTTAAAGTTGAAAGAGGTTGAGATTAATCTTTTATTAGAAGGGGGTCAGGTGTCGAAATTGGTTGTAGGTTTACTAGCAAATAAGGGCTCCAAGGAATGCAATACATTGCTATTTGCATGCATGCTACAGATTTCGCTAGTACCCTTGTGGAAGTAGATCGTAGCCCTTTAGCATATGTTTGATTGGTGGGATGAAGAGGGTTGAGATGGAGCAAGCCCACTTCGGAGGGTGCCTGGTTGAGAGACATATGGGTGAGATATATATTATCTCACCGATCAACATATTCGATTAGAGATGGTCTAAACTTGAAATATCTTAGAGATATCATTTTGAACAATTTTTTTTACTACATGTTTTGCTAGGACACTATAACACCTATTATTTTTATAAACTCAATAAAATTATGAGATTGCAAGAGCCTAAATCGACTAGTATAATTATGTTTCCAGTAATCTATAATATTTTGAAAGAAAAGTCTAAGATATATGCACACATTTAATGCAGGGAAAAAATCTTCTTCCATGATATAGTAAACATTATTTCACTAATAATTTAATAGTATAATCAATTGTTGCTACAAAAAAATTTGATATCAATGCATTGGATCTGGACGAGAAAGATATGCAAAAATCTGTATAGAGTATCTTGGCAGGGGCTTACCAATTTATGGAGTAGGAAGTATCTGTTGACTAAGATGCCAAACTTGAGGTATAAGAGACAAGGAATTAATTGCTGGGGATTACATGCCTTCAATACGGCCTCCACGTCGGCCCCCGTCCTTCTCCTCGCCTCGCCTATTTATTCGCCGGCCCGCCGCtggctcgccgcggccgcgcttCCTCCGCACCTCCCGATCCAGTCAGTCCAGCAGGCCACATCATCGTCCAGCACCCTGCTGGCGCTCGCGCTCGAGGGCGCGGGTCGTTCGGGGGTTAAGAGGCGCCGCGCGATCGGGTCTGGGAGCGGGAGCTAGGGATCGACGATGGGGAGGGCGCAGTGGCTGAGCGTGGCGGTGGGGTGCGCGGCTGCGGTGACGTgcgcggtggcagcggcgctggtgtcgcggcgggcggcggcgcggtgccggTGGAACCGGGCCGTGGAGGTGGTGCGCGGGTTCGAGGAGGGGTGCGCCACGCCCACGGAGCGGCTGCAGCGGGTCGTCAACTCCCTGTCCGTCGAGATGTTCGCCGGGCTCGCATCCGAGGGCGCCAGCAAGGTCAGGATGCTGCTCACCTGCGTCGACGAGCTCCCCGACGGGTAAGCGGGTAACGATGGCGCCCACGCGTGCCCTTCCCTTGCTGCTTCGACGTGCAGTGGGTTCAGTTCGTGGTGTTCATGCATGGGAGGGGTTCCTGCTAGTAGGGTGTAGTCAAATGTTAGCAGTTCGCAATTGTTGGTTTGCGAAGTGTGAGCGTTCAAAACTGCGATTCTTAACCATTTGTCCATTGTTTATTGCAGTTCATTGGCACCGATTTGTCcacatctctttcttcttttcttcactTTTCAAAAGTCACGACCACGAGCAAGCATTTGGTGCAAATGCTCACGAGTGACCAGAAGTCCACAACAATACAATTTTCGGGCCGGTTGCAGCTTGACATTTTGATTCATGCTGCATTACTCAATCATTCTGATGTCCTACTAATTGCCTGGACAAATTATCGAACCGCTTATGAAATTGCTCGAAAACTTGATGTTTTGCTTCTCTTAACATTAAAGAAAAATTGATGCGATGCAGAAACAATATTGGCTGCATAGATTTTCAATGTTAATCTGTTCTCTGAATTGAGAAATTCCGATTGCCAACTCAATATATATAGTGTCTACGtatttatttttagcatatGGATCTTTTGGTTCGTAATTTTCTAATCAGATGCAATACGTGATAGTGAACACGGTTTCTTAAATAATTGTATTAGTCTCTCATCCTCTTATGGTGATTCATATGTGCATGCGATGGAGCAGGAGCGAGGAGGGCATCTATTATGCCATTGATCTTGGAGGAACAAGCTTTAGAGTGATGAAACTAGAGCTTGGTCCAGGATCTATGGTTATCAATAAAAAGGTTGAACATCAACCTATTCCCGAAGAATTGACCAAGGGTACAAGTGAGGTAACTGTCATCATTTATTTCACTTCTTTGCAAGATGTCTTGTTTCTGTATAGTAATTTTACCCTTTTTGCAGGATTTGTTCAATCTAATAGCCTCGGCACTAAAGAATTTTATTGAAAGAGAGGGTGGGAAAGATGAGGGAAGGGCACTTGGTTTTACATTTTCCTTCCCTGTCAGACAAATTTCCATATCCTCAGGGTCATTAATTAGGTGGACTAAGGAATTTTCAATTGAAGAGGCTGTAAGTTAAAAGTTGTGCCCTCAGTTATTCTGCTTTTTCATCACGCTTGAAAGTGAAATTGCTACTCAAAGAGCTAATTTTTTAGAGCTAAACTTTATGTTGCAAGAAATGATGTGATAAAATGGAACTTTATATCAGGCTGATAATATCTTGTTGCTATGTGTCGTGCTGATAATACCCTGATATGCAATCCTTAGATGCCAATACTTTCATAGATTATAAATTCCCCTCTCGATAGACGATGCATAAATATTTATTCACATTATTACTTGGTTGGCCTTGTGGTTACTGTTGATTAATTTTATTATACCCACTGGCTTGTTTGAACTTTGGAATGGCAGGTTGGAATGGATGTTGCTCAATGCTTAAATGAAGCTCTTGTTCGGAATGGACTGAATTTGCAGGTCACTGCATTGGTATGTCCCTGACATAGTTATGCTAGTAAAGTAATTTGTATCGGGAAATTAATTTGATCACACTAGTTGGGTTAATTGATTCCACTCTCCATTTCTTTTATGCGTACACTGTCTTAATTAGTTAGCATTCTTACCTGATAGTTCATCATATGTGAACACCATTATTTAAATAGCATCCTTTAGCAGAGAGGCAGTTGTACCCGTTATTCCATTTGCAGCAGCATAATGGGAACTATATATAACCTCTAGCAGATGTTAACATGCAGGCAAATCGTATATGAAATTCTTTGATATGAGCTAGTTTATTCGTATCTGACTGGTGGGTGCCGTCTCAACGGGTGGCCATATATACCACCATGCTATAAGCACATCCATTTTTAAACTAGAGCTATAACATGAACTAGGTGGTTTTATGTTAGGGAGAAAATAAACACCCATGTTAAGTTGATTATACATGTACTTGTGTTTTCTAGGTGCGGTGCAACTGAGGAGACTGCTATGATATTATTATATTTGAACCTGTATGGATAACCTCTCATCTATATACAACTGTAACTTGCTTTTAAAATAATGGAAATATATGTCATCACCATTTATTACTGTTCAAAATAAATGCTAGTATCGGATCTGGATGTCCGCATGTTTGTGTCACATTACAACAAGAGTGGGTAGTAAGTTCCTCCTTCATTGAGTTTAACAAATTGCTTTTCAAAGCTGATGTCTTTAGTTTATTCACTGAAGAATCATATCATATCTTTTCACTGATTTCATGTGCTACTGTAAAATAGGTGAACAATGCTGTGGGTACGTTAGCAATGGGGCATTATTATGATGAGGATACAGTTGCTGCAGTGATTATAGGAGCTGGTACCAATGCTTCCTATATTGAACGCACTGCTACAATCACAAAATGCCAGGCTCTTCTTACCAACTCTGACATCACGGTATATTGTTTTGCATTTTCCGCTTTATTTGGATCTTTCGTTTGATTAATTTTCAATGTGAAAATTAACTTGTTATTCTACTTCATGTTATATTAATGCTCTATTCATTAGGTTG harbors:
- the LOC117850897 gene encoding hexokinase-10 translates to MGRAQWLSVAVGCAAAVTCAVAAALVSRRAAARCRWNRAVEVVRGFEEGCATPTERLQRVVNSLSVEMFAGLASEGASKVRMLLTCVDELPDGSEEGIYYAIDLGGTSFRVMKLELGPGSMVINKKVEHQPIPEELTKGTSEDLFNLIASALKNFIEREGGKDEGRALGFTFSFPVRQISISSGSLIRWTKEFSIEEAVGMDVAQCLNEALVRNGLNLQVTALVNNAVGTLAMGHYYDEDTVAAVIIGAGTNASYIERTATITKCQALLTNSDITVVNVEWGSFRPPQIPLTPYDICFNVEKDRNHYDQAFEKMISGVYLGEIARLVLQGMAQESDVFGSSVDFLSTPFIFSTPCLAAIREDDSPDLRVVGRVLEEQLKIQDVPLKTRRLVVRICDIVTRRAARLAAAGIVAVLQKIGRDGTLCGTSMVRKIRGKPKRSVVAIEGGLYQGYSVFREYLNEAVDEILGDEIASTVSLRVMEEGSGIGAALLAASYSSTRQNSA